The genomic stretch cttacaaaaatattttaataagtaATATTAAATCAAATctatattttattatacttAATTTTCAATAAAAGAATGACTTTCCCAAACTAATGGCTTTAAAGAACTAATTGTTGCTATTTTAGGGTGCTTTGGGGCAGACGTCGATGATGAATCAAAATGGCCTGGTCACGTGAGAAATGTGACAGCAAAgtgcataaaaaattatttaaaccaAACTGAAGTTATAGTGAAATGGAAGGAACCAATTCGTAAGTATAAAACTCATTATGTTACTTGTTGTCAACTCCATAAAATTAGAACAACTAATAACATTTTTGTACGTAACGTTTCAACGCCCCCATTTTGAACACGCCCCCTTAAATTACTCCAATTTGGATTTTGTAATAATCGCCAACTCTTATAATGGGGATGCCGCCCCCTGTGCCAGTTTTTCTTTAGCAACTCTTCTTTGCTAGTTGTTTAGTTTTCATGCTTGCtgcgtttttatatttatctattagacactaaatctttaggtcccataccataCAGAGTCTAAGGTATTGGTCATTACTCAAAATTACACCAAGTTTCTATGAAATCCATATAACCGAAAAAATTATTAACTTTCGTTTGGGTTATGCTTAGAACTTGAAATTcaaaacataattttatttcatcaggggaaaatgtctaaaaatcagaaaaatcggATTTTCGGGCTTTTTTGACATctcattatataaaaaatgtaaaaaccggaaCATATGTTAACTAACTTTTGATTGGCTCTCAGAAACTTCTAATAGAAATTTGAAGTTCGAtccagaactaaagtaattgcaTTATTATAAGGAGACAGAGGTATATAAGAATTCAAGCTTCCACTGATGCCACAGAAAAGGTGTTGACATAAGCAAAAATACTTAGTGCTATCACTTGGCTCCTTAATTCTATTTTCTATCAACCGTTATGAGAACCGTTAAGAgtcataagaaataaaaatttgacgATATATTGATTGCGAAATAAACGCCCTCTCAAATACCATCCTCCCTTGCTTTATAAATAATGTGGAAATAAATAAACGTGCCCGCTCATTCCATGCATTCTCGCAAATGTCTTTTTACTTTTGGATGGATAAAGTTTACAACGgttatttgcttttttaaagCACACAATATCAACGTGTCAATGTCATTATTTGAAGAAGTGAAGATCAAAGAAGCTATAACACCGTAGCACCGTAACATCGTAAAATTGTAACGCTTCGAACAAACACAGAGTAGATTTTTAACAATTGTAGTAAAATCTAACATATTTGAGTGAGCGTTATTTTAACATTAACTTTTTGTGGTATTTACTATGACATATTAGAAATCTAATTAAGTCCCCTTTAtctttttaacaaattctaCACGCTTTTTGTGGTACTAGGCGTTAGAGTGTGGAAGTTTCCACTGGGTATCGATCACCCGTTATTTCGTGCAAAAATGCCCGGCTGTTTACACGAAGTATtaaaagacagacagacagacagacagacagacagacagacagacagacagacagacagacagacagacagacagacagacagacagacagacagacagacagacagacagacagacagacagacagacagacagacagacagacagacagacagacagacagacagacagacagacagacagacagacagacagacagacagacagacagacagacagacagacagacagacagacagacagacagacagacagacagacagacagacagacagacagacagacagacagacagacagacagacagacagacagacagacagacagacagacagacagacagacagacagacagacagacagacagacagacagacagacagacagacagacagacagacagacagacagacagacagacagacagacagacagacagacagacagacagacagacagacagacagacagacagacagacagacagacagacagacagacagacagacagacagacagacagacagacagacagacagacagacagacagacagacagacagacagacagacagacagacagacagacagacagacagacagacagacagacagacagacagacagacagacagacagacagacagacagacagacagacagacagacagacagacagacagacagacagacagacagacagacagacagacagacagacagacagacagacagacagacagacagacagacagacagacagacagacagacagacagacagacagacagacagacagacagacagacagacagacagacagacagacagacagacattcTACTTCGAAAGCTTAAACTCAcgtgttttctatttttaatttcattactCTAGGCTGGTTAGTTGCTTCGTTTTTTGTAGGATTTGACCGTCTTGTTGCTTATAGAAAGTTGCTTATAGAAAATATTATGTCAAGGTTTATTGAGTTGTTGTAAATAAGTGTGATTAGAAAAAGGGCGTGTATTAAAACCATCCACTTTGAGAAGTGGCGTTTAAAGGGAAGATGCATTCAATCAAAGTACTTCGCTGGCGTAGATATTTAGTTAAGTAGTAAATGTAAGCCTTCCTCATTGGTTTTTAAACATCATCATGCTAACTatttgtctatttttttttctaaagaaaaatcCAATGTTGCCGTAACTGGATATCAGATTGCGTATTATTTGGAGGGAGGATTTGGACAGTTTCTATGTGGCCATACAAAACAGGTACGGTATATTCTGGTATAATTAGAATAAATTACCGATAGCATAAAAAGATctgcaaaataatttaacatttcCTCATGTCATGTCGGTAAGTTGAAATTTTAACCTTTATAAaactaaagagaaaaaaaacctAGCACTAAAAGGGAAAAATTCCCAGCATTATTTTTAGTATGTCATATTTGTGTTGTGCAACTTATCAGAAGAAGATGGGGgaggggtgggggggggggggggtaataGACTTTTTGGACGGGCATGCTTTGAACCCAATCACCCAAGGTTGCAACACTAAATAAAAATCCAGTTCTTACTAGcattacaaaaaaatagaatGCTAATTTAAATAGTAAAAGCTTTGTCTAATGTGTTCGTTTTCAAGTGTTTTTAATAATCAATGCATctacaatattttattttctgtttcagGGAATCCATCAGTTTGTTATTAGACGAGGTTTGCTACCTGCCAAAAGAGTTGAAATTGGAGTAAGTAAAAATTCATGTGCCTGTAATTATTTTCTGGCGAGCAATATTATTTGCAGACAAGCAATGtttgcttttgttgttgttgttttttcgctttgcaaaataaaaaaatatttctctgtAGGTAATTGCAAGACCATCTTTTCCTGGATTGTTAACTCTCCTTGTAACtgttaaaatatgttaaaacatATTGAAGGGTTTTGTATTTAACAGACTTTTTGTAACTATTTTTCAAAGTATATGTTGAATGATCAACTAATTTACATTTTCATTGTAGTCTTCTTTGATATCAATCCACTTTTCGTGTACAATGAAATTATAGCACCTTGCCCTTCTGTGTAAACGAAAAAATTTTCTCTTGTCGGTGTTGCAAGTAAACTGATCCATCTGATTGCTGTCATCTTTGAAGCACCGACGCATATTGCAGTGAATAAGACTATAGCCAAATATTTTAGCGTTTGCCGGTCATTTTCACAGTAGCTATCGCGTATTTCCTTGCTTGTCGGTTTGTTAAGAAGTGCCTAAATACAAATGGTCATCTGATCCCAAGTTTTTTTGTggtgaacaatttttttatctcaCGCACAAGCGCTTCAGGATTTTCGTTGAATCTATTATTAAATCGCACGGCTATTTTGTTCGCATATACAATGTCTTAGCTGTTGAAATGTTGAATGCAGTCACAGGGTAGTTCTGTATTTCTGTTAAAGGAACAGCGTCATCAGAAGTGTGCTATGTTCATATTAATTtagctttttcttcttctatttaTAAACTGTGAACTTCACACTTGAGACTTACAATAACCTATTACTTACGAGGGTGTTTTATCAATTCGTATTCTTAGCGTCTTATACCTACCTTACAGGTGGCATTTCTTACTCTTGCAGCAGCCACATTTGATTATCATTGGACTTCCTAACTTCCACTTGAGTGCTCTagcataaaacctttttttgcattttcgaCAATTTTAAGATGGATTTTATTAGCGGTTAATATACGCATAGTTTACCGAACAATACACCCCTATATCTTACACCCCCGCCCATGTATACAGAAATCGCTAGTTTGCTAACTCTCTTACTATTTCTTCTATTCACAcgtttttatcttttatttgcTAGGGAACCGTGAGTGTAACTTTGTAAGCGAAGATGTTTTTTCAGGAATCCATCTACATAAGGTCCAAGCTGGTCTACGTTACCAACAGCGAAGTTTGTAAAATTCCATCGTACTAAGAATtgattaaccttttttttcattGATGTTTCTGTGGAAGTTTTTAGCTTATTATGTAAGTGTAGGTTGCTGGTCGTGCACGTCATTTAACGTGACAATCTCTCAGCACCAAATTGTGATAATGTTGCACCTATTGCACTACTCATTTTGTCCAATTACTCTTTAATCCCCTGCCTTTTACCAGTTATTAAGAAAAAGACAGCAATATCTATATCTCGTTTTTATTAAGTGTCGTTAAAACGCTTCGTGCATTGTCAATTTTATTAACTATGATTAATAAATAAACCATCCCCTTGTGTCCTTACGTTCTCCAAATCCTTAGAAGCCTTTACATCTTTCTTTACGGTGTAATCCAAGGCACCTTGTAATATATTGACcagttttcttttaaattatggACGTTTTGTAAACAACCGTTGAATGATCTTCAATTCGCTCAAAGTCCCTTGACAGAGACATTTGGGGTACAGTGTGTTcacacttctttttttttaaagaagtctAAAATCATTATCCTTGCTTTTCTATTGTTCAAAATAATAGACCTTTTATTTTAGACCTGAAATTTCACCATTATATTGGTATGAAACATATtcttaattagaaaaaaatgtaatacTCGCATTCCTTGTTAAACTTGATTTTGAGTTAATTTCTTAATTCGTAAATTTCCCAGTTTAAACTTAAGTTCCAATTGCTAAATTTTAGTTAAAACTTTTGCTGGTTTTAACATAGTCTAGCTTAGGCATGTCTTTTACCTTAAAAGTATCTTTCAAGAAAATAAACCTTTCTTTAAACTTTACGATCAATTGCTTTTTTCAGACACAAGCATTGTGAGCATAGCCTATGACGCATACTGAGAAAGATCTTACGAGTTCGGAagctaaatatttatatttttgtcttATCTTTGAATATTTTCGACGCGTCAAACTCACCACATGTGGCCATAGACAATTCtttgacatttttaaaacttaaatactaaaatttaaaattttctaaataTATCGGTGAAATGCCCTTCCAATGTTTGTTACTTCAAAGTATGTTTATTGTTTGTTCAATTATCAGATGAGTCTCCGACATCTTCAAGTGTCGTTTCTATTACAAGATATCCAAGACATTATTCCAGAGTTTGGTTGTATAACGTTTATTCCTGTCTGAAATATGGAAGCGGGAAACacgggtttttaggcattctgattgaCAACGGGCCGATATGAACCCGTGGTCACCAAAAATAGTAGCTAGTAGAAAATGGTGGGTAAACaatcagtaaaaaataaaattttacaaattttcacCAAGTTTGGTCGGCACTTAAACCTTGGGCGATATATTACGGTACAGCCCCGTATTAGGATATAATTAGTTGGGTACGAAAAAAACTCATTCAAAGAATTTCGCGTTAAGATTGATCTTCGACGCTGTAAAGGCTCATTGCGCAACTGAtgtattttaaataaagttGCCAAATTGATATTATTTCCTCCtgtgtaaataaaataaacaataagcTTTCTGACAAAACAATGACTTTTTCTTATTATCAGTGTTTATATAATTCAGGTTTTTGTTCTTTCTAAAGTTTCTGCTGTAGCAGAAATGTCGTAGTATGGAGCGAATGCCATCTCTGAAGTTTTGGGTTTACATTTTGCACTATTTTAACTATTTTATTCGGTCCGGTCCGTGTTTGTAATCATCTTACTTACAAAAGTAACTGGAAGAAAATCGTAAACGaacgaaaaattttaaaatgaaccaAAGTAAAGATATTTCTTTCAGGTGAGGAATATTTGTAGTTTCAATGTAGAATGAGGCATAGCGCCTTTCAATTGTTGTTCATCTTCCAATGGATTACACATGATTTATTTTTACTACATCAGGAAAGTAAGATCATTACATATGCGTTAGgtgtttgtattttttctcaGTAATTCTTGAGCTACATATACCACAGTTAGATAATTCACTTTGTACTGACAATTTCGGAAGAAAATCAATCAACATTCCAGTATTTTAAAATTGCGACGTATTTCACGTATTTGCACTGTCCTGTGTCATGCGTAAATTGAAATTGcacgaattttaatttttgctgtCGACTGCAAGatgttttaaacttttcttCAGTTATcactcaaattttttttacccttTGTTACCTGCCAAGACTAGAtttaaatcaaaagaaaaatttcagcTATTTTCTTTATATTCACGTTTCAtacatttaaaagatttttaactaTAAATATTTACAGCTCTTTGTAGGACCAAGTTCTTCTGACAGCCATCAGCTTTTCAAAGAGATTATGTTTAGTGTTTGCTTGGCTATCTTTGAATAATGTTTCCACTGCACTGTAAAGCTTCGTTCGTTGGTCAGGCTGCAGTATTAAATTCCATTAAAACAAACGACCTATCTAGTTTTTATTCTAACAAACTGTAGGTAACCGAACGATGATACACCATTTATGTGGAAACTAGGACACTTTCCATCTTCTCTTGACGGtggagaaaaataatatttttcctttAGCAAACCAGATGCTGTGAAAATACATGGTCCTTGAAATTTATCAAATGCATCACTTTGCAGTATATATTTGTCTGTTTGTATAAGAGGCACCGTCAGCCATTCCATatgcaaatacaaaattttgTCTTTCAATGTTATATTTACTGGTTTACTGATTAATGGCCAATAGCCAACTTTTTTGTAAGATCCAACAAATCGATTTGCATTTGACGGCAAGATGTactagacaaaaaaaattatcatttgtTAGGTTGAAAGCCAATTGTGTATtttcatgttgttgtttttttatttatttttaaatggcaCCATCATTCTTTAGACTATGTTATTTAAAAGCTTCAGAAGaattacaatatttttattttttaaaataacatttctctCAGATCTCAGTCTTTTAAATTAGAAGTACACTTTCAATTGCACGGTCATTCGGAAGTGAttttagaattttaaattttgttttaagagAGACTCTTAATCTGATGACGGGCTATAGTTTCAAAGGTCTATTAATTAGCTATTTGTAGTAATCGGACTTGATGTTATGTGTGGTTAGTTAGCAAAGAATCTTTTATAAGCCACTAAGCAAAAAAAATCTGTTATTACCTTTGGTCTTTTTCTTTTCAGCAAAGCATCTAAGCCGTTGAGAAAATGACTTTGGGTATTGCTCCATGCGTTTAAAGCACTTCCAGTTTCATCAGCTACAAACGTATTTATATctgaaaaatgtatatatttgcaTTTTATATGAGTGGGTAAACGGCATGGTTATGAACGTTTTAGGGATGGAACGTACATGATACATCCCACTGTAGGAATTTATGTTTAAACTTATGTGTATGTAGAACTTTTATCTGTAATTTTTTAATAGTTGTATGTAAATTTCCTTTGGcgaaagaaaagaaacaaaaaaaatgtcacTGCAAATAAAATTGGAGAAAGAAGCAAGTACTCACTAAGGTTTAATTCTGGCGTTAAACTGAAAAGAGCTCCGTATCCGAATATTGATCCGTCCTTTGTATACGTCATGTATCCAATCTGTTTTGTATTATCTGGATGATTTGATCGAATCTCAAATGGGTAAGCTTGCCCCGATGCGTCAGGCCATATGTAAACTGTGACAAATGATCACAAAGTATGAGAATGTTACCAATTGCTTCTTTCCATCTCTTTAGGAAAAATTAATTCACCTACCTGGTTTTAACATTTCATCAAGCAAGTATTCGGGAAATATCGAAGACTTGCTGTTGTGCAGGAACAGACTGCCAAGCTgtattttaaaagataaaaagactAGCCTCAGTTCACAATTTATGAAAGTTCACACTTCATATTTCTTTTAGAAAAAGCACTCACCTTACCCAAATCATGTGCGCTGGAATACATTCCACCACTAGGATTTAGCCAGCCCCAGTCTACCAGTTGAGCGTCATCATTTGCATTTTCTGTGCtttttggaaactgttttttCCTGTAAATAAAAAGTAAGCTATTTATATGGTTGTGAGGTTGTATATCGGCATAAAGTTGTCCTTAATACGCATTTagcattaaattttaaaaatgcgatatAAAATTTGATATAACCTGTTCATTATATCAAAGCCAGTGTTTTCCATGCCAAGAGGCCTCAGAATGTTCTTTTCTATCCATTCTTCCAAAGTTTGATTTGTTCTTCTTTCAAGAATTCGACCAAGAAGGGCAATTCCCATATTACTAAAAGttagtttataattttttgtaaatctttATCACTTTTAGTAGAGAACAAAACACAACGTGACGAAACATTCCATTCAATTTTTATCATTCATTACCTGTAGGAAGGACGCTTCCCAGGGGGTTGTATCAAAGacacatttttaattctttccAACATTTTTGATGTAGAATGTGGACACATATTCATATGAGGTTGTTTTTTATAAGGAACGCATGGAGCCTCCCTTGGAAGACCAGACATCATAGAAGATAACtgtctaaaaataatttattacaaaTGTCTAATTGTTTCGTAGAAGCATTGTTGCGTCTAGTGTCCTTGACAGTTAATGCTAACATGAAATATACATTATGTAACTCATCATTTACCTGAAAGTtatattgttgttattaaaGGTGTTGCGGACAGAGAAATTTGGTTCGTAGGTATGTATTGTGTCATCAAGGCTTTCAATGATTCCTTCATGCACAAAGTTTTGAAGCATCATCACCTACTTACACAGTAAAAGAATATTTTCTcttgattaaaaaacaaaaaaataacgtgAAGAAATAAATCGCCATTTGTAAGAATTTTTTACTGAAATATAGCAACCAAATATACTCAAAACATACTCCGTTCTACAGTGAACTGTCTGTTATGGCATCAAGAAACACTAAACAGGTATGCGGAGATGCAGTGCATCAAATGCGTCTTTACTATCTTACCGTAAACATCTTGCTAACGCTTGCTACCGGATATGGCGTGTCGATATCTGGTGACTTGGACTCTTTATTCTTAAAATTCATATAACCATTGTTGTAAGACCATATCAGTTCATCCATGTAGTATACCGTGATAGAAGTTgcctaaaaaaatcaaagaaatttacACGTACTTCTTTATGTAAGGGAGTCATCATAAATGTTACATAGCTTAAAAAAACTCTTATTAGTTTCTCAAGTACAGCAACGAGTGAGATTTTAATCAACGCAACCTTTCGCTTAGCGGTCAAATGATTTATCAGTTGAGCCATAAACTCGATGCTGTTTTTGTTAGACATGACATATTGTAGAACAAACAACCAAAAGAGAAATTGGGAGTTATACCCATGAAATCATTTCATAGGTATAATTTCCAATCTATTCTTGTGGGGGTTTATttgataaattgaaaagaattattGGAGAGTTTACTTTACACAATAATGGCATAATCTGACCGGAACATACAGGAATGTTCGTATTATCTAATTATAAATGGCTCTACTTACATGATACTTTTTCGTTTTTACCAGCTGGTTCATTGCAACAGTACTTTTAAATATTGCTGCAGCTATTTCAGGTTCTTTGGTTatgtttgaaattttgattGGAGTAGCACGAGCAAAGCACGTACGCTGAATTTCTGGCATTTTTTGTCCTATCtaataacaacaaaagtttTTCTTGTAGAAC from Hydractinia symbiolongicarpus strain clone_291-10 chromosome 12, HSymV2.1, whole genome shotgun sequence encodes the following:
- the LOC130622266 gene encoding uncharacterized protein LOC130622266, whose translation is MKYMLIFGVLVISQQCLVKCRCFGADVDDESKWPGHVRNVTAKCIKNYLNQTEVIVKWKEPIQKSNVAVTGYQIAYYLEGGFGQFLCGHTKQGIHQFVIRRGLLPAKRVEIGVIARPSFPGLLTLLVTVKIC
- the LOC130621298 gene encoding uncharacterized protein LOC130621298, with the translated sequence MPNFLFLTVFVCRLSELLSYAEYDKPCLIYYYCELYKKLKALLQLFSTLESVILLDCIFKKSLDRCLTEKNCIANTVMRNSNFTMFRDYDLLSSSDVNVMETTTKSKGQSNLRYNHSHGTLHIPLDSRLGVRHNSVPNGKLSFELKENLGNGNAAYDRMCSVASTNAEKNSVLKFNTETKNKSKFRSCIRNKKCAFSTLFLLALCCIATMTSLYVMEVKRTTQLRRLIGQKMPEIQRTCFARATPIKISNITKEPEIAAAIFKSTVAMNQLVKTKKYHATSITVYYMDELIWSYNNGYMNFKNKESKSPDIDTPYPVASVSKMFTVMMLQNFVHEGIIESLDDTIHTYEPNFSVRNTFNNNNITFRQLSSMMSGLPREAPCVPYKKQPHMNMCPHSTSKMLERIKNVSLIQPPGKRPSYSNMGIALLGRILERRTNQTLEEWIEKNILRPLGMENTGFDIMNRKKQFPKSTENANDDAQLVDWGWLNPSGGMYSSAHDLGKLGSLFLHNSKSSIFPEYLLDEMLKPVYIWPDASGQAYPFEIRSNHPDNTKQIGYMTYTKDGSIFGYGALFSLTPELNLNINTFVADETGSALNAWSNTQSHFLNGLDALLKRKRPKYILPSNANRFVGSYKKVGYWPLISKPVNITLKDKILYLHMEWLTVPLIQTDKYILQSDAFDKFQGPCIFTASGLLKEKYYFSPPSREDGKCPSFHINGVSSFGYLQFVRIKTR